From Cystobacter fuscus DSM 2262, one genomic window encodes:
- a CDS encoding AMP-dependent synthetase/ligase, with protein MTSPRFETLVDIYLKSIATFGPRPLFLEKKNGQWVEMTYIQFGQKVDDLRGGLVQLGVKPGDRVAVISNNRHEWAVGAYAAYTLGAAYVPMYEQQQEKEWQYILKDCGATLVFAATDAIAKKLAAAKAELPALQHIIRFSGTEQEPDTFASLLRRGAEAASPSASPGPEDLSGLIYTSGTTGNPKGVMLSHGNIANNVSAIHQIFPMSQADRSLCFLPWAHVFGQTVELHALFSMGACMGLAESTEKIIENLSEVQPTLIFSVPRIFNRIYDSLQKRMATESPLKRALFMRGLEVARQRKTLAEQKRSSVLLDLQHSFFDKVVFSKVRARFGGRMKYAFSGGAAISREVAEFIDNLGITVYEGYGLTETSPIATANYPNRRKIGSVGTALPGIRVEIDRTETGDPKQGEIVVFGHNVMLGYYNLPEENEKVFTGKEPQVPSTERGFRTGDMGFLDDDGFLWITGRIKEQYKLENGKYVSPAPIEQALQLSPFITNVMLHGQNKPFNTAIIVPDMAALTQWAKDKGLDTSMPALLKLPEVRQLYREQIIEFTPGIKNYEKPQHFLLVAEDFTTANDMLTPSLKLKRRSVLKKYGEDVEKLYVEAEKKGETRAA; from the coding sequence TCGGTCCGCGTCCGCTCTTCCTCGAGAAGAAGAACGGCCAGTGGGTGGAGATGACGTACATCCAGTTCGGTCAGAAGGTGGACGACCTGCGCGGTGGGCTCGTGCAGCTCGGCGTGAAGCCGGGAGATCGCGTGGCGGTCATCTCCAACAACCGTCACGAGTGGGCGGTGGGCGCCTACGCGGCCTACACGCTCGGGGCCGCCTACGTGCCCATGTACGAGCAGCAGCAGGAGAAGGAGTGGCAGTACATCCTCAAGGACTGTGGCGCCACGCTGGTGTTCGCCGCCACGGACGCCATCGCCAAGAAGCTCGCGGCGGCCAAGGCGGAGCTGCCCGCGCTCCAGCACATCATCCGTTTCTCGGGCACCGAGCAGGAGCCCGACACCTTCGCGTCCCTGCTGCGTCGCGGTGCCGAGGCGGCCTCGCCCAGCGCCTCGCCCGGACCCGAGGATCTCTCCGGCCTCATCTACACCTCGGGCACCACGGGCAACCCCAAGGGCGTGATGCTCAGCCACGGCAACATCGCCAACAACGTGAGCGCCATCCACCAGATCTTCCCCATGTCGCAGGCGGATCGCTCGCTGTGCTTCCTGCCCTGGGCGCACGTCTTCGGCCAGACGGTGGAACTGCACGCCCTGTTCTCCATGGGCGCCTGCATGGGCCTCGCCGAGTCGACCGAGAAGATCATCGAGAACCTGAGCGAGGTGCAGCCCACGCTCATCTTCTCCGTGCCGCGCATCTTCAACCGCATCTATGACTCGCTGCAGAAGCGCATGGCCACGGAGTCGCCCCTCAAGCGCGCTCTCTTCATGCGCGGCCTGGAGGTCGCGCGCCAGCGCAAGACGCTCGCCGAGCAGAAGCGCTCCAGCGTGCTGTTGGACCTGCAGCACTCCTTCTTCGACAAGGTCGTCTTCTCCAAGGTGCGCGCGCGCTTCGGCGGCCGGATGAAGTACGCCTTCAGCGGCGGCGCGGCCATCTCGCGCGAGGTGGCGGAGTTCATCGACAACCTCGGCATCACCGTCTACGAGGGCTACGGCCTCACCGAGACGTCTCCCATCGCCACCGCCAACTACCCCAACCGCCGGAAGATCGGCTCGGTGGGCACGGCCCTGCCCGGCATCCGCGTGGAGATCGATCGCACCGAGACGGGGGACCCCAAGCAGGGGGAGATCGTCGTCTTCGGCCACAACGTGATGCTCGGCTACTACAACCTGCCCGAGGAGAACGAGAAGGTCTTCACCGGCAAGGAGCCCCAGGTGCCCTCCACCGAGCGCGGCTTCCGCACCGGCGACATGGGCTTCCTGGACGACGACGGCTTCCTGTGGATCACCGGCCGCATCAAGGAGCAGTACAAGCTGGAGAACGGCAAGTACGTGTCGCCCGCGCCCATCGAGCAGGCGCTGCAGCTCTCGCCCTTCATCACCAACGTCATGCTCCACGGGCAGAACAAGCCCTTCAACACCGCCATCATCGTCCCGGACATGGCCGCGCTCACCCAGTGGGCCAAGGACAAGGGCCTGGACACCTCGATGCCCGCGCTGCTCAAGCTGCCCGAGGTGCGGCAGCTCTACCGCGAGCAGATCATCGAGTTCACCCCCGGCATCAAGAACTACGAGAAGCCCCAGCACTTCCTGCTCGTCGCCGAGGACTTCACCACCGCCAACGACATGCTCACGCCCTCGCTCAAGCTCAAGCGGCGCAGCGTGCTCAAGAAGTACGGCGAGGACGTGGAGAAGCTCTACGTCGAGGCGGAGAAGAAGGGCGAGACGCGCGCCGCTTGA
- a CDS encoding TfoX/Sxy family protein: protein MARQNSYVEYTLELLEPLGPVQARAMFGGWGVYLGGRMFGLIIEERLYLKTDELTRPRFEEAGGEPFVYDAGKGRKPVTLSYWTPPSDAADDALALLPWARRAVEASLRAPPVKRRASRPSSPPRRRASPRPRRTS, encoded by the coding sequence ATGGCACGCCAGAACAGTTACGTGGAGTACACGCTGGAGCTGCTCGAGCCGCTCGGGCCCGTCCAGGCGCGAGCCATGTTCGGTGGCTGGGGCGTGTACCTGGGGGGGAGGATGTTCGGGCTCATCATCGAGGAGCGGCTGTACCTCAAGACGGATGAGCTCACGCGCCCCCGCTTCGAGGAAGCCGGGGGCGAGCCCTTCGTGTACGACGCGGGCAAGGGACGCAAGCCCGTCACCCTGTCCTACTGGACGCCGCCGTCGGACGCGGCGGACGACGCCCTGGCGCTGCTGCCCTGGGCCCGCCGGGCCGTGGAGGCCTCCCTGCGGGCCCCGCCCGTCAAGCGGCGCGCGTCTCGCCCTTCTTCTCCGCCTCGACGTAGAGCTTCTCCACGTCCTCGCCGTACTTCTTGA
- a CDS encoding M23 family metallopeptidase has translation MLISTLFLLASAPAVKPTRNTVVPEVGVPFACGRVFPVSQGHDTGSHLQNDTYAWDFRMPIGTPIVAAQDGKVRMARGDSTQGACDPKMAPYANYVVINHAGGLETQYLHFSAVVVKPGDTVRKGQLIGYSGNTGWSCGPHLHFKVANTVSPGWNNPSVPALIAGYGDPVRDTLIAAPGCGNTSDLSVMAANDATRAQQPLAPETPARDGEQAAGGIPTGAKAIMDRVSKSAFDSSRIPPQAQASDDGSGGSR, from the coding sequence ATGCTCATCTCCACACTCTTCCTGCTCGCTTCCGCCCCGGCAGTTAAGCCCACCCGCAACACGGTGGTCCCCGAGGTGGGTGTTCCCTTCGCTTGTGGTCGCGTGTTCCCGGTGAGTCAGGGCCACGACACGGGGAGCCACCTGCAGAACGACACCTACGCCTGGGACTTCCGCATGCCCATTGGCACGCCCATCGTGGCGGCCCAGGATGGCAAGGTGCGCATGGCGCGCGGGGACAGCACCCAGGGCGCGTGTGATCCCAAGATGGCGCCGTACGCCAACTACGTCGTCATCAATCACGCCGGTGGCCTGGAGACCCAGTACCTGCACTTCAGCGCCGTGGTGGTGAAGCCCGGCGATACGGTGCGCAAGGGGCAGCTCATCGGCTACTCGGGCAACACCGGCTGGTCGTGCGGCCCCCACCTGCACTTCAAGGTGGCCAACACGGTGAGCCCCGGGTGGAACAACCCCTCCGTGCCCGCGCTCATCGCCGGCTATGGAGATCCGGTGCGCGACACCCTCATCGCCGCTCCCGGGTGTGGCAATACGTCGGATCTGTCGGTGATGGCCGCCAACGACGCGACGCGCGCCCAGCAGCCGCTGGCGCCCGAGACCCCCGCGCGTGACGGCGAGCAGGCCGCGGGCGGTATCCCCACGGGCGCCAAGGCCATCATGGACCGCGTGTCCAAGTCGGCCTTCGACTCCTCGCGCATTCCTCCCCAGGCCCAGGCGTCCGACGACGGCTCGGGCGGCTCGCGCTAG